The genomic segment NNNNNNNNNNNNNNNNNNNNNNNNNNNNNNNNNNNNNNNNNNNNNNNNNNNNNNNNNNNNNNNNNNNNNNNNNNNNNNNNNNNNNNNNNNNNNNNNNNNNNNNNNNNNNNNNNNNNNNNNNNNNNNNNNNNNNNNNNNNNNNNNNNNNNNNNNNNNNNNNNNNNNNNNNNNNNNNNNNNNNNNNNNNNNNNNNNNNNNNNNNNNNNNNNNNNNNNNNNNNNNNNNNNNNNNNNNNNNNNNNNNNNNNNNNNNNNNNNNNNNNNNNNNNNNNNNNNNNNNNNNNNNNNNNNNNNNNNNNNNNNNNNNNNNNNNNNNNNNNNNNNNNNNNNNNNNNNNNNNNNNNNNNNNNNNNNNNNNNNNNNNNNNNNNNNNNNNNNNNNNNNNNNNNNNNNNNNCACCGCTCCTGTACTTCACATGACCAACATCACCACCGCTCCTGTACTCCACAtgatcaccatcaccaccgctcCTGTACTCCACAtgatcaccatcaccaccgctcCTGTACTCCACATGATCAACATCACCACCGCTCCTGTACTCCACATGATCAACATCACCACCGCATCTGTACTTCACAtgatcaccatcaccaccgctcCTGTACTCCACAtgatcaccatcaccaccgctcCTGTACTACACAagatcaccatcaccaccgctcCTGTACTCCACAtgatcaccatcaccaccgctcCTGTACTTCACAtgatcaccatcaccaccgctcCTGTACTCCACAtgatcaccatcaccaccgcatCTGTACTTCACAtgatcaccatcaccaccgctcCTGTACTCCACAtgatcaccatcaccaccgctcCTGTACTCCACAtgatcaccatcaccaccgctcCTGTACTCCACAtgatcaccatcaccaccgctcCTGTACTCCACAtgatcaccatcaccaccgctcCTGTACTCCACAtgatcaccatcaccaccgctcCTGTACTCTACATGATCAACATCACCACCGCTCCTGTACTCCACAtgatcaccatcaccaccgctcCTGTACTCCACATGATCAACATCACCACCGCTCCTGTACTCCACATGATCAACATCACCACCGCTCCTGTACTCCACATGATCATCACTCCCAAGACTGCAGGGACGCCATCAACCCTCCCATGTATAATTTCGAGAACTTATACCACTGTCATTCCTTACTGGAACAACCACTAACATACCACACCACTGGACAACCACTTTTACTTCCACAAACCTCGCCACTGGATCCTCGTCCACGACCCATCACCGAAGACCATAACCTCACCTAAACCCCTAACACTAAAGACCAGTTCTATACTTCGCTACTGGACCATCATTACCAAGCTTCCCTCACTTCCATACTTGCCCACCTGTGGCACACCTCGTCCAGACCCGCTGGAACACAGATCACGGTCCATCTTACCTTCTGGAATGACAGCGCAACGCCCTCGCCCGTCTTGGCCGACACCACGTAGGACCCCATGACATTCTCGCTGGCGAATCTATGATGACGCTCGCTCTTCACCTGGTGACAGGTACATGCGTACACAGGTGCATGCGTACACAGGTGCGTGCGTACACAGGTACACGATGAGTACGTGGGTACAGGGGCAGGCGAGAAAGCAGGACCGGCGTGGAAGGAGACAAAAACAAAAGACTGTTACTAGAGAATCAGAATGACGTTCTGGGGTAGTAAACAACATTGCACATATTCTAGTTCAAATGTCGAATATGAGATCTAGCATATATTAGATTATTGTCTATTGACAGTGCCTCATTCATGTCAATTACCTCGTCCAGCCACTGTCGTGGACACTGCTTCACTGAAATAGTGACCAACGTTTCGAcgagcagtgtcactcatcctggtgAGCACGCAATGTGACAGTACCTGTCACCCTAATTGGTTGACAGTAACTATATACTCTTGTCTGTTGCAGTGTTTAGGAATTACTTCCTTTACAAATTTCTATCATCAATTATAACTGATTTTATGCTCCATAAAATGTTACTGAAAATGTATTTTATAACTGCTAAAAAAAATAGTATGTAGTTGTTGGTTGAGGGTGACGAGGATTGAGGGATGGGATCCCCTGCAGTCTCTTTATACCATAGCCCCTACAGTCTCTTTAGACCATATAGCCCCTACAGTCTCTTTAGACCATATAGCCCCTACAGTCTCTTTAGACCATATAGCCCCTACAGTCTCTTTAGACCATATAGCCCCTACAGTCTCTTTAGACCATATAGCCCCTACAGTCTCTTTAGACCATATAGCCCCTACAGTCTCTTTAGACCATATAGCCCCTACAGTCTCTTTAGACCATATAGCCCCTACAGTCTCTTTAGACCATATAGCCCCCTACAGTCTCTTTAGACCATATAGCCCCTACAGTCTCTTTAGACCATATAGCCCCTACAGTCTATTCATACCACGGAAATGACACTAAAAATATAGTATTATTTCGGAAGAAATTCGAGATGTCAACACAAAACAAAGAGGAGTGAGGGGAAGGTGTGCCTGGAGGGCCCAGGATCACTGACATTAACTTTGCATCAGGCGCACCTTCGCCAGCCTTATCATTAACAATATCGTCTCTCCTCACCGCCCACCTGCCCAACCGTTTAAGCTGAGCGGTAGAgcaatggtctcgcttcatgcaggtcggcgttcaatccccgactgtccaagtggttgggcaccattccatcccccccccctatccaatcccaaatcctcatcctaaacccttccaagtgctatatagttgtaatggcttagtgctgcCCCTAATAAATAATAGTTCCCTTCCACCGCCCACCTGTCGCACGTGCTCCATGTCGGCTTTGTTGGCCACGAGGGCGAGGATGGGCGGCCTCTCCTGGGCCCGGGCGGCTCTCCGGGCGGCCGCCACCCACTCCTGAAGGGTGTCCAGGGAGATCCCGTTGGTCACGTCGTAGACGAAGAGGATGGCGTGGGCGCCGTACAGATACTGTGGGAGAAACATTCGTCCAGGTTTATATTAAGGTTGTCACCTAATTTtgccaacatatacatatatcgaTTATAAATATGAATAACAAATACCTTATCCGTCATCTTGCCTGTCAAGGCTGACCCGGCCACGTCCCAGATTTGCACATTAACGTTTcgttcattacccagcaccaaccGCTTTAAATAAAAGTCCACCCCCATAGATGCCTGAAATGATAGAAAACGTACACAATGGTTATCAAAGAAAACTATTTTTGTATAGCGCtaacaaaagtaaaaattaaGTTAGCCAACCAAGTTTCATGAATAAAtgcaatatataaaataaaataaaatattaatttattaaaaggaaTGATTATAAAGTCCCGTTAGTGGGCAATTGAGGGCACCTTTTACAAGCCGCCAACTGTGTGTTCCCGTCGCGGCCACTAGAGATGTTTACacattcaggtaaattcaggaagAAACGGACATCGCGGGCGTTGATAGTTAATGGAGATAAGCTTATTTAAATAAGTAGAATTCAAAGATAATCTTAAGCATAGTTGTTCTAGTTCATCGTTGCTTTTTTAAACAAACGTAACCTATTATAACGGAGTTTACGAGTGAATGTGTCATAGACTTCTCTAAAACTTTTGATGAGCTGCCATATGAAAGAGTAACAAGGGAATTAATTACAAGCACATGCAATTACCtcagtttacctgagagccactaacactagtggcctcgacgaggagagGAAGCCGGCTGCTTGTCGAAGGTCTCCCCATTTGCcgtaaataaataaatggtaAAGTGGGGGGaaatggggattttttttttttaataaagcaATGGATTGTCCTAAATGGAAACGAATGTAACTAGAGAAATTCGTACCAACATACCCAGTGTACCAAGCAGGAATAGCAATAAGCTGCACATGGATTTGGTACTTCAATTTTAACATTGAATTATTGAGCTGTTCAGTTATTGAACAATTTGCGTATATCCAATCTGAAACATTCTTAAGACGTACAAGAGCATCGGAGCGTTTTCATAATTTCCTTCCTCCCTACTACTAGATTGCAATTACAGCTAGCAAGAATAGGTAGAGAAGAACAGTGGTACAGTGTTCAGTTCACTAAGTGTACTAAGAAGGTGCAGTCCAGTTGCCTGGATATATCCGAAGATGGAGCTAGTACCCATCAGCTAGGAAGTATTAAGTCGCctgtgttctccccccccccctagaaagTCCCTATAAATGCATGACAACACCGACTGAGAGTGAAGCGGGCGCCCCGGGACGTCCTCCCTCACCTGGTAGGTCTTGTTGAACATATCCTGGGTGTACCTTACAGCCAGGGAGGTCTTCCCCACCTGGGGCGCTCCCACCATCACCAGCTTCACCTGGCGCTCCACAGCCTCGTCCTCTGAGTCTGACATGCTGGCGGTAGGTGAGAGGATCAGCGGGCACGTTGAGGAGCTCCTGATCCTGCACCTAGTCtcccctcttctccctcctctTGTTTCCTGTCCTGGTGACTTCCTCTTTCCGGCCTCTTTACCCCATCGCTGTCCTCGCCCCCGCCTTCCAAATCTCTCTGTTTACCTTCTTCCTTCTCCTGGCGTAAACAAAATAATAATCATGAAATACGTAAAACACAACACATGACAAGAGTCTATGGTGGCATAGGCTTGGCAGGATTCTTGTTATTTATATTCATAACTGATTCTGAATTGATGAGTTAATTAGCCAAAGTATATATACACTTAAAGAGGGAGTTTATAATAAGCTTGGACTACCTTCACAAAACTAGACGTGGAAGTAATATTACTCACACCAAAACTAATAGACAGTTAAATCTATAACATCTGCTCCATTTATCAGCATTCTACCATGCCATAAGAGTCACACACTGCTTTATAAACTTTATGTTTATAAAGCAGTGTAAATGTAAATGCATTATAAACACAAGTAAACCAATAAGGTCAGTATACTCCTGGAACAAGCAGTATACTACTGCTATACTGCTTGAGCAAGCAGTATACTACTGCTTGGCTTAAGTCTCGCCACCCACTCACCAACATCTCGCCTGGTAAATAACGTATTATTCCTTCAGAAAAAATTACACGAAGAATGTGAAATTAAAGACAATTGGAACTCTTATATAATAGGCGGTATTAATTTATTGTTGCTTTTGTACCCTTAACCGTCCCAGGTTGTGAACACAACGAGGGGTCACAGGTGTGAACACAACGAGGGGTCACAGGTGTGAACACAACGAGGGGTCACAGGTGTGAACACAACGAGGGGTCACAGGTGTGAACACAACGAGGGGTCACAGGTGTGAACACAACGAGGGGTCACAGGTGTGAACACAAGGAGAGGTCACAGGTGTGAACACAAGGAGAGGTCACAGGTGTGAACACAACCAGAGGTCACAGGTGTGAACACAACGAGGGGTCACAGGTGTGAACACAACGAGGGGTCACAGGTGTGAACACAACGAGGGGTCACAGGTGTGAACACAACGAGGGGTCACAGGTGTGAACACAACCAGAGGTCACAGGTGTGAACACAACCAGAGGTCACAGGTGTGAACACAACCAGAGGTCACAGGTGTGAACACAACCAGAGGTCACAGGTGTGAACACAACCAGAGGTCACAGGTGTGAACACAAGGAGAGGTCACAGGTGTGAACACAACCAGAGGTCACAGGTGTGAACACAACCAGAGGTCACAGGTGTGAACACCGTATTTTAGGTCGTGGAGGCCACCCACAGCGAACCCTTTCTGTTAACTAAAACGAACCACATCACAAAACGCCAGACGCGAGACGGGAAaatggcggggtccaggagcttcaGTTCATTCCTGGCAACTACAAACACACAAGGTAAAACAACACAGTTTTCTTGAGTGTTTTACTACTCGTAAGAACACAAACTTTCTCACACGAACGAGTATACATATCCATAGTGGATACATTAAATGTGACCTGTTATCTCTGACCTCACCGAGCTCCTCAAGACAGAACTGTAAAGTGCCTGTGTCTGAAGCTACGCACACACATAAGATGGTCCATCTTGTGTGTGCCTAGCTAAATTAATGATGGGAACAGTCTGATTTCTATGGGTTCCATACCATATTGGCCTCTGGATGCATGATAGAAATCGTGTTTCTACCATGGTCAACACAtgtaacaacccgttctcgcaaattcgtaaagtcaatattgacttattaaataagtgcataggtgacatactaaacataatagatacccttaaaaagcttcatagaaaactccgaccttacctaaccttgttagtatcttaagataagcacatgtaaaacatgggttgaccagaccacacactagaaagtgaagggacgacgacgtttcggtctgtcttggaccattctcaagtcgaatgtgaatgatcgacttgagaatggtccacgacggaccgaaacgttgtcgtttctttattttctagtgtgtggtctggtcaacatatttcagccacgttattgtgactcctcgtctgcatgtcAAACATGTGTTCAGATAAGAGAGTTGATTACCATCTCCCATGgcctctgagcagcctgagggcagcaatatgctGAAAAATGCAATACAGATTTTAGTGTGCCAgagacaaagtgaaattcacaccagttattcTAATGTAAACTCATTCGTTTATGCAGGAGTAGTCATATGTCTATGGTTCATTCCATAAGGTCAGTAAACTTGGACATTACCACTGCTAAGCCTAGGCTCGGCTTCAAGTACCTGTGGGTACCTGCCGAAGTAGATCCCACCACAAAAAAACACTCAGCTGAACTAATTTGGTACCTTACTTCACTTTGTAATTGAATGTGATAAACAAGCATTTAGAAGCAATTCTATAATAAATTCTCATAGAAGTAATTccatgttcaagaaatgtgtattTAATTCATAATAATGTACAACCAGATAACTTGTCAAGCACCCAAAGTTTGCTTATTGGTGTCGGTGCATGATTATAAACTTAAAAAAACAACTGAgtgttacaatgggtaagaacacTGTTCCTATGGGTGTTACAGTAGGTAGGAACACACACTGTTCCTCTGGACGTTACGAGAACAGTAATAAGGACACCCAGCTTCACGACGCAGTAGGAATACAAACTACGCAACATAGATAATTGAGTCTCCCGTGGGAGGCCGGACACCATCACAGAGAACGGACATAACCTTTACAGGGGTGACGTGTCTCCAGTCCTTCCTCGGGGGCGCTGTTCCAATTCCGCCAGAAACCTTTCCTCGATTCGTGATCATCAACGTCCATCTTAGGCAAAATGTTGCTTAATCTCAGCTGTTTGCCTCTGTCTACATCTCATTTCACATTTACTTTCCATCCGAACTGAAAGCAGTTCTTTGTGGTTCACAATGTTCCATTACAATCTTTCGCCAATTTCAGCACGGAAATAACACAATGCGTTACAATGGGCAGCGGAAGGCAACTTACAGCACAAACTACATCACAGATGTACCACCCGCCGGGTCTGTCACTCGCAGCACCACGAATCTTGCCCGAAACGAGGAGAAATATGGTGAAATGTGCGAGGATGATGGTGAGGTCTCCCGCCCGACGGATATGTTATGGTGTCACCTCCGTCGTCAAGGCCTGGTTGCTAGCCACGCCGGCCAGTCCTCGCAGGTGCCAGCTGCCTCATTccccacctctcctcctcctcctcccgctgGATTTCCGTAAACCGCGAAGGTAGAGCCAGTTTGGTCTCTCGCAGTAGTGTTCGTATTTAATAGACTGCTTAATCTTAGAAGAATATTGCTTTAAATGTGTTGGAGAACTTGATAGGTCAGGTCTGGCCTTGATTTAACACTTGggaaatacatctcaaatattTGGGTCCGTAAAGTAATAATTATTCACGAGATATTATCAATCATATAATAAGAAGTAATATTAGTATTTAGGAAAGAGTTTAACAGAATGTGCGAGGCAGACCATACTGGAGAACCGTACGTGTTTGGGAGTTATCGTGCCTCGGGGGTGTTGCTGGTGGCGTGACGGGTACGATGGTGCTGCGGCCGCCGCTACCGTACCTGATGCTCGTAGATGCGACGGTGACCTCGCTTATCCGGCCCGTCACTCGTCACTACGGCCATATGTCCGGGAGCCGGGTGTGGGGTTAGATGCGGTGTCATACTCTACATTAGATAAGGAAATATATTTAATTAAACAAGTTGAAATTAAATTGTTGCAAATACCTCCTATCATCTAAGTCTCTCTCATTCccaccctctttctctccctccctctctgtccctccttctctctccccccctctctctccccccctcttcccccctcactcACACGCTCTTTCTCATCAATTTATCCTTCCCCGTCTTCACATGAATTTCTGGTGGGATAGGTTACGGCACATtactacgacagtttcttgacggtgGGAACGCTAGTGAGAACAGCCTGCAAAGGGAGTGAGAGACTGTGTAGGAAGCctcttgttctcacctagttgtccttgcagggggttgagctctagctctttggtccggcACCGTGTACCAGCACCGTTACCGACAGAGAGCCCGGCGGATCACCCTCACCCTTCACAACCGCATAACAGATACCTCCGCCAAAGAGCCATTAGGTGACCTTGATGGGATTGATCTGTTGTCGACCTGCCTATTAGAGGCCAGTCTCTCAGCTCACGCGGACGGCTCTCACCGTCTTGAGAACGTCTTCAGCAGTGAGGGATATTGTGGAAGGACTGGATTGTTTCGTTAATTGCGACGCTGCTTCTTGGTAAGGTCCTCTCACCTGtgatttagttatatatatataatatatatatcgttAGT from the Procambarus clarkii isolate CNS0578487 chromosome 10, FALCON_Pclarkii_2.0, whole genome shotgun sequence genome contains:
- the LOC123745193 gene encoding ras-related protein Rab-28 (The sequence of the model RefSeq protein was modified relative to this genomic sequence to represent the inferred CDS: added 159 bases not found in genome assembly) translates to MSDSEDEAVERQVKLVMVGAPQVGKTSLAVRYTQDMFNKTYQASMGVDFYLKRLVLGNERNVNVQIWDVAGSALTGKMTDKYLYGAHAILFVYDVTNGISLDTLQEWVAAARRAARAQERPPILALVANKADMEHVRQVKSERHHRFASENVMGSYVVSAKTGEGVALSFQKVVAELLGVRLTKAEQEQQQPVVTAEIDTFQEAALAKVPPFGSTSMSSVCSLM